Proteins encoded by one window of Paenibacillus urinalis:
- a CDS encoding serine hydrolase domain-containing protein, whose translation MNTLRERIQERMEQIHFSGSIHVKSNNIDMLKLSHGYANRSEQIPNQENTRFGMASGCKLFTAIAICQLVEQKKLAFTTTIEECLSAYSFPYLDLSVTVHQLLTHTSGIPDYFDEDVMDDFEELWVQRPMYHIRRLEDFLPLFQNEPMKHSAGSPFHYNNAGYILLGLIVEQISQMGFQEYVEAHIFAKAGMTDSGYFEMDHLPERTALGYIQTENGYRTNIYSLPARGGSDGGAYVTVGDMMKLWETVCSGQLIRAEMTDLLLTPHAEVDDHTSYGYGIWMTKHSASEQVEKYVLMGYDPGINFRALFYPDASLHVVVCSNQSDGAYEIIREIEQAFRA comes from the coding sequence ATGAACACTCTACGAGAACGAATTCAAGAGCGAATGGAACAAATCCATTTTTCAGGAAGCATTCACGTCAAATCGAATAATATCGATATGCTTAAGCTAAGTCATGGTTATGCAAATCGTTCAGAGCAGATTCCAAACCAAGAGAATACACGCTTCGGTATGGCTTCGGGTTGTAAGTTGTTCACTGCGATTGCAATCTGTCAGCTGGTTGAGCAGAAGAAACTCGCTTTCACTACAACAATTGAAGAATGTCTCAGCGCCTATTCCTTTCCTTATTTGGATCTCAGCGTTACCGTTCATCAATTGCTAACGCATACTTCAGGTATCCCCGACTATTTCGATGAAGATGTAATGGATGACTTTGAGGAACTGTGGGTTCAACGACCTATGTATCATATCCGTCGTCTGGAGGATTTCCTCCCTTTGTTCCAGAATGAGCCTATGAAGCATTCAGCCGGGAGTCCATTTCATTACAACAATGCTGGGTATATTTTGCTTGGGCTCATTGTCGAGCAGATAAGCCAAATGGGTTTTCAGGAGTACGTGGAAGCCCATATTTTTGCCAAGGCAGGAATGACTGATTCAGGTTATTTTGAAATGGATCACTTGCCTGAACGGACAGCGCTTGGCTACATCCAGACGGAAAATGGCTATCGTACTAACATCTATTCGCTGCCGGCAAGAGGAGGGTCTGATGGAGGTGCCTATGTAACAGTGGGTGACATGATGAAGCTGTGGGAAACCGTGTGCAGCGGGCAGCTCATCCGTGCAGAAATGACGGATCTCCTGCTGACACCGCATGCGGAGGTAGATGATCATACAAGCTATGGATACGGAATATGGATGACGAAGCATTCAGCTTCCGAGCAGGTTGAGAAATACGTACTTATGGGCTACGATCCCGGAATTAACTTCCGTGCGTTGTTCTATCCTGATGCGTCGCTGCATGTTGTCGTGTGCTCGAATCAATCAGACGGCGCTTATGAGATTATCCGGGAGATTGAGCAAGCCTTTAGAGCATAG
- the galU gene encoding UTP--glucose-1-phosphate uridylyltransferase GalU has protein sequence MKIRKAIIPAAGMGTRFLPATKAMPKEMLPIVDKPTIQYIVEEAVASGIEDIIIVTGKSKRAIEDHFDNSFELEYNLAEQHKWKLLDEVRKSSEMADIHYIRQGEPLGLGHAIWCARKFVGNEPFAVMLGDDIVESKVPCLKQMMDIYEKHESSIVGVQPVPWEQVSRYGLVDGEELSERVYKANRFVEKPKREDAPSNLAILGRYILTPRIFDILGETPAGVGGEIQLTDALAKLGLEEDLIAYHFDGTRHDVGEKLGFIQTTIHYAMQNEELKDDLAVYLKKVLEQRELV, from the coding sequence ATGAAAATTCGTAAAGCCATTATACCGGCAGCAGGTATGGGAACTCGCTTCCTGCCGGCAACAAAAGCAATGCCCAAGGAAATGCTCCCAATTGTCGATAAACCGACAATTCAATATATTGTAGAGGAAGCCGTTGCTTCCGGTATTGAAGATATTATTATTGTGACAGGAAAGAGCAAACGCGCAATCGAAGACCATTTCGACAATTCGTTTGAGCTAGAGTATAATCTGGCTGAGCAGCATAAATGGAAACTGCTGGATGAAGTGCGCAAATCGTCTGAAATGGCAGACATTCACTACATTCGCCAAGGTGAACCACTTGGACTCGGCCATGCGATATGGTGTGCCCGTAAATTTGTCGGCAATGAACCCTTTGCCGTAATGCTTGGGGACGACATTGTAGAGTCCAAGGTGCCATGTCTCAAGCAGATGATGGACATATACGAGAAGCATGAATCTTCCATTGTCGGCGTACAGCCGGTGCCTTGGGAGCAGGTCTCGCGATATGGTCTCGTCGATGGTGAAGAGCTGTCAGAGCGAGTATACAAGGCGAATCGCTTTGTAGAGAAACCGAAGCGTGAGGATGCACCGTCCAATCTGGCCATTCTCGGCCGTTATATTTTGACACCTCGTATTTTCGATATTCTGGGTGAAACTCCAGCCGGGGTTGGCGGGGAGATCCAGCTGACCGATGCGCTCGCTAAATTAGGTCTTGAAGAGGATCTGATCGCGTATCACTTCGATGGTACTCGTCACGATGTAGGCGAGAAGCTGGGCTTCATTCAAACGACCATTCATTATGCCATGCAGAATGAAGAATTGAAGGATGACCTCGCGGTTTATTTGAAGAAGGTGCTTGAGCAGCGTGAATTGGTTTAA
- a CDS encoding serine/threonine protein kinase → MRFFSFLSSFLSAWRDYPAEINTVLGDRYVNMQLLGEGSYGMTYKCLDQKSGAVVALKQSRPSKGEYAQYLLRRERNILQALRHSQIPEPLDFFVEGKHTYLVMTYVEGDTLEDLIFEQGCTYDEVSCIEMTLKLLDVIQYIHKKGYVHLDLRIPNVLFREERLSLIDFGLARQIGEAPPTTRRSTTAHPWKKARSSYAAQFKLAEEQSDLTDIGHFMLFMLYSTYESEDGTDTERSWQEELSISTELQEVIERLLELKEPYLSTDEFIHDLHVLKQNHSSK, encoded by the coding sequence ATGCGTTTTTTTTCATTCCTGAGCTCATTCCTATCTGCGTGGCGGGATTATCCGGCTGAAATAAATACGGTGCTTGGGGATCGTTATGTCAATATGCAGCTGCTGGGTGAAGGAAGCTATGGCATGACATACAAATGCTTGGATCAGAAGAGTGGAGCGGTCGTTGCTCTTAAGCAGTCCAGGCCCAGTAAGGGGGAGTATGCACAGTATTTGCTTCGAAGAGAGAGGAACATCCTGCAGGCCCTCCGTCATTCGCAGATTCCTGAACCGCTTGATTTTTTTGTTGAAGGCAAGCATACCTATCTTGTCATGACCTATGTGGAGGGAGATACACTCGAGGATTTGATCTTTGAGCAGGGCTGCACATATGATGAAGTCTCTTGCATTGAAATGACTCTGAAGCTGCTGGATGTAATCCAGTATATTCATAAGAAAGGGTATGTTCATCTGGACCTGCGAATTCCGAATGTGCTATTTCGGGAGGAGAGACTCTCATTAATTGATTTTGGCCTGGCAAGACAGATCGGTGAAGCTCCCCCGACGACAAGGAGGTCAACGACTGCTCACCCGTGGAAGAAAGCCCGCAGTTCCTATGCAGCACAGTTCAAGTTGGCTGAGGAGCAATCTGATCTTACCGATATTGGTCATTTTATGCTGTTCATGCTGTATTCGACCTATGAGTCTGAGGATGGCACAGATACTGAGCGGAGCTGGCAGGAGGAGCTGTCAATTTCGACCGAGCTACAGGAGGTCATTGAGCGGCTGCTCGAGCTGAAGGAGCCCTATTTAAGTACCGATGAGTTCATTCATGATTTGCATGTTTTGAAACAAAATCATTCCTCTAAGTAG
- a CDS encoding UbiD family decarboxylase — protein sequence MYTTLESCLIDLERNGHLVRIREEVDPELEMAAIHLRVFEAGGPALLFENVKGSSYRAVSNLFGTIERSKFMFRQTWDSTQNVIALRNDPMKALKNPFRHVSAATSAIKALPLKRGSSVSGFKEIRITDLPLIKHWPMDGGAFVTLPQVYTEDPDKPGIMKANLGMYRVQLTGNDYTANEDIGLHYQIHRGIGIHQHKANRKGEPLKVSIFIGGPPAHTLSAVMPLPEGLSELLFAGLLSGRRFRYGYDADGFCISHDADFVITGEIHPGETKPEGPFGDHFGYYSLIHPFPMMRVRKVYAKQNAIWPFTVVGRPPQEDTAFGDLIHQLTGGAVKQEVPGVKEVHAVDAAGVHPLLLAIGSERYTPYTKVKQPAELLTIANRILGTGQLSLAKYLFIAAEEEQPLSTHHVSEFFSYILERIDLKRDIHFQTNTTIDTLDYSGSGLNQGSKVVFAACGDKKRELCTEAPEHLQGLRNFVNPRLVLPGVVALEGPAFSSYSDAAQQLEELTSAIRVRGDMPGCPLIILCDDSHFLSGSIDNFLWATFTRSNPSHDIYGVNAEYTYKHWGCDNIIIDARTKPHHAPPLIPDQAVEQRIDRLFAKSGSLHGVL from the coding sequence ATGTACACAACACTGGAATCATGTTTAATTGACTTGGAGCGGAACGGACATCTGGTTCGGATTCGGGAAGAAGTGGACCCCGAGCTCGAAATGGCCGCTATCCACCTGAGAGTATTTGAAGCAGGGGGACCCGCTCTCTTATTTGAAAATGTAAAAGGCTCGTCATATCGTGCGGTATCGAACCTGTTTGGAACGATTGAACGCAGCAAATTTATGTTTCGGCAGACCTGGGATTCAACTCAAAATGTGATTGCGCTCCGCAACGATCCCATGAAAGCACTTAAAAATCCGTTTCGCCACGTCAGTGCGGCGACTTCGGCAATCAAAGCCCTCCCGCTCAAACGGGGAAGCAGCGTCTCAGGCTTCAAAGAAATTCGAATAACCGATCTTCCGTTAATCAAGCACTGGCCCATGGACGGAGGCGCCTTCGTGACACTTCCTCAAGTGTATACAGAAGATCCTGACAAGCCAGGGATCATGAAAGCCAACCTGGGGATGTACCGCGTACAGCTTACCGGGAATGATTACACAGCCAATGAAGATATCGGTTTGCATTATCAAATTCACCGCGGAATCGGGATTCACCAGCATAAAGCCAATCGCAAAGGTGAGCCCCTTAAGGTGAGCATCTTCATAGGTGGACCACCCGCACACACGCTATCGGCGGTTATGCCGCTGCCAGAAGGGTTAAGTGAACTATTATTTGCAGGTCTGTTATCGGGAAGAAGATTCAGGTACGGATATGATGCGGACGGTTTCTGCATTAGTCACGATGCGGATTTTGTCATAACCGGTGAGATTCATCCCGGCGAAACCAAGCCGGAGGGTCCGTTCGGAGACCATTTTGGCTACTATAGCTTGATTCACCCGTTTCCGATGATGCGGGTTCGAAAGGTGTACGCCAAGCAGAATGCCATCTGGCCGTTCACTGTCGTTGGCCGTCCTCCACAGGAAGACACTGCATTTGGAGATCTCATTCACCAGCTGACCGGAGGGGCAGTTAAGCAGGAGGTACCCGGAGTAAAAGAGGTTCACGCTGTCGATGCAGCAGGCGTTCACCCTCTTCTACTTGCAATTGGCTCGGAACGATATACACCTTATACCAAGGTGAAGCAGCCAGCCGAGCTGCTTACGATTGCGAATCGAATTCTCGGCACTGGACAGCTCAGCCTTGCTAAGTACTTATTCATCGCTGCTGAGGAAGAGCAGCCGCTCAGCACACATCATGTATCCGAATTTTTCTCATACATACTGGAGCGCATCGATCTCAAGCGGGATATTCATTTCCAGACCAATACTACGATCGATACGCTGGACTACTCAGGCAGCGGACTGAATCAAGGGAGCAAGGTGGTCTTCGCTGCATGTGGAGACAAGAAGCGCGAGCTCTGTACGGAAGCTCCAGAACACCTTCAAGGGCTGCGGAATTTCGTTAATCCTAGGCTTGTGCTGCCAGGTGTTGTGGCGCTGGAAGGCCCTGCTTTCAGCAGTTATTCTGATGCAGCACAGCAGCTCGAAGAACTGACAAGCGCGATCCGTGTGCGAGGAGACATGCCGGGCTGCCCGCTCATAATTTTATGTGATGACAGCCATTTTCTAAGTGGATCCATCGATAATTTCTTATGGGCAACTTTTACACGGAGTAACCCATCTCATGATATTTACGGAGTAAATGCGGAATATACATATAAGCATTGGGGCTGCGACAACATCATTATTGATGCTCGAACCAAGCCTCATCATGCCCCACCACTCATTCCGGATCAGGCTGTTGAGCAACGAATCGACCGCTTGTTTGCGAAGAGCGGCAGCTTACATGGTGTTCTGTAA
- a CDS encoding HPr family phosphocarrier protein: MRVHEFIVQSEYAQQELIQISNLASSFVSQIIITYTDPNDNEHVIDVKSLLGMILQPIHAGTRIRLSTRGKDELEALETLIDCFSRVPGLEAEH; the protein is encoded by the coding sequence GTGAGGGTACATGAATTCATTGTGCAATCGGAATATGCTCAGCAGGAACTCATTCAAATTTCGAATCTGGCTTCAAGCTTTGTCTCTCAAATTATCATCACGTACACTGATCCTAACGACAATGAGCATGTAATAGATGTGAAGAGTCTGCTAGGTATGATCCTGCAGCCCATTCACGCGGGGACGAGGATTCGATTGTCCACGAGAGGGAAGGATGAGCTCGAGGCGCTTGAAACGTTGATTGATTGCTTTAGCAGAGTACCGGGATTGGAAGCGGAGCATTAG
- a CDS encoding phosphotransferase, whose protein sequence is MKETIESGDRPLPKGMLDQGFIVRNRAVLHVGLEGRQVERLTGDDTVSYILKYLPDETVLTGESWAYAKVLTQLPVIYPRLIAQSDQEGEERPWLLFEDVGTISHEAEEEVLIQIAEWMAIWHAVPLDSYPELPHAGQKPRLEQVVSDLLAQQTSISALLEALGFNWSEVNTFYQLLDTFQLSPIEVYSHGDLHPGNYGRTSSGRIVVLDWEHNHRNTPMWDLYHLLDISHPLFPRAHAAHIRSKVLDTYLLYSRQLGKDYEEEVFKREYQLFSAFFSLWMLLLIDRDLQSPTPFWPHDNLVTQREETLLSIRELLYILLKGQA, encoded by the coding sequence TTGAAGGAAACAATAGAATCCGGGGATAGGCCCCTCCCTAAAGGGATGCTTGATCAGGGGTTCATTGTCCGTAACCGTGCAGTGCTGCATGTCGGGCTGGAAGGACGACAAGTAGAGCGTCTGACAGGGGATGATACAGTCAGTTATATATTAAAATACCTTCCAGACGAGACGGTTCTTACAGGTGAAAGCTGGGCCTATGCCAAAGTACTGACACAGCTTCCTGTCATCTATCCTCGACTAATTGCTCAATCGGATCAGGAGGGAGAGGAGAGACCTTGGCTTCTTTTTGAAGATGTAGGCACCATTAGTCACGAAGCAGAGGAAGAGGTACTGATCCAAATTGCCGAATGGATGGCGATATGGCATGCAGTTCCGCTAGATTCGTATCCGGAGCTGCCTCATGCAGGTCAGAAGCCGCGGCTTGAGCAAGTCGTATCTGATCTCTTGGCCCAGCAGACCAGCATCAGTGCATTGCTCGAGGCCCTAGGCTTCAATTGGAGCGAGGTAAATACGTTTTATCAATTGCTGGATACATTTCAGCTCTCCCCAATAGAGGTCTACTCGCACGGCGATCTGCATCCCGGTAATTATGGAAGGACATCCTCCGGCAGAATCGTTGTGCTGGATTGGGAGCATAATCATCGTAACACCCCGATGTGGGACTTATACCATCTGCTGGATATATCACATCCGCTGTTTCCAAGAGCTCATGCCGCGCACATTCGCAGCAAGGTGCTGGATACATATCTTCTATACTCCAGACAGCTCGGCAAAGACTACGAGGAAGAAGTGTTCAAGAGAGAGTATCAGCTGTTCTCTGCCTTCTTCTCCCTGTGGATGCTGCTCTTGATTGACCGGGATTTACAGAGTCCAACGCCGTTCTGGCCTCATGACAACCTGGTTACACAGCGGGAAGAGACATTGCTGTCGATCAGGGAGCTGCTGTACATATTATTGAAGGGGCAGGCGTAG
- a CDS encoding chromate transporter: MLYWELFITFLKIGLLSFGGGYAVIPMVQFEVEKYSWLSAEEFQRIVSLAGMSPGPVATNSATLIGYHTAGIPGAVTATTGIILPSLLIVILIAAFFFKINKNPLVQSSFYGLRPIITGLIVYAALHFGFSGNGETIFQWSTFATLFTAATAFLANIKYKLHPLVVILLSACVGIVLF; encoded by the coding sequence ATGCTGTACTGGGAATTATTCATTACTTTTCTTAAGATTGGACTTCTATCCTTCGGTGGTGGCTACGCTGTTATCCCGATGGTTCAGTTCGAGGTTGAAAAATATAGCTGGCTCTCCGCTGAAGAGTTTCAACGAATCGTCTCTCTCGCCGGAATGTCCCCCGGCCCGGTTGCTACCAACAGCGCTACACTTATAGGCTATCATACCGCTGGTATTCCGGGGGCAGTTACAGCAACAACAGGCATCATCCTTCCCTCCCTGCTAATCGTCATACTGATTGCCGCCTTCTTTTTCAAGATCAACAAGAATCCTCTGGTACAATCCTCGTTCTACGGACTTCGTCCGATCATTACCGGACTGATTGTCTATGCTGCCCTTCATTTCGGCTTCAGTGGAAATGGTGAAACGATTTTTCAATGGAGTACATTTGCCACCTTATTTACGGCTGCAACTGCTTTTCTGGCGAATATCAAATATAAGCTTCATCCGCTCGTGGTCATCCTGCTCTCTGCATGTGTCGGAATCGTCTTATTTTGA
- a CDS encoding chromate transporter, with translation MTSGMKNTISRYFQLFWLFFKIGPSTFGGGYAMIPVLEREIVEKRGWISRQEMNDLMSLAGSAPGGVGVNASAFIGYRIGKVPGAIAATVGITLPTFIIVFILSSIYSVFQHEPKVQAAMKGIHGAIIGLIAVAAYNMGKNALFDRTTIAIAAASLIVLIATSINPTFMILIGLVLGMIIISVKKKLGMSVQTEKKSASEHAATIEYYI, from the coding sequence ATGACATCAGGCATGAAGAACACCATTTCACGTTATTTTCAATTATTCTGGCTCTTCTTTAAAATAGGACCATCAACCTTTGGCGGTGGATATGCTATGATCCCCGTGCTGGAACGAGAGATCGTGGAGAAGCGGGGTTGGATCAGCAGACAGGAAATGAATGACTTAATGTCCTTGGCCGGATCTGCTCCGGGCGGGGTTGGCGTTAATGCCTCTGCTTTTATCGGGTACCGAATAGGTAAAGTGCCGGGAGCTATTGCCGCCACTGTCGGGATTACGCTTCCGACCTTTATTATCGTTTTTATTCTAAGCAGCATCTATTCTGTCTTTCAGCATGAACCGAAGGTACAGGCCGCAATGAAGGGAATTCACGGTGCGATTATCGGTCTGATTGCCGTCGCTGCCTATAACATGGGTAAGAACGCCCTGTTTGATCGTACCACGATTGCCATTGCCGCAGCATCTCTCATCGTATTGATCGCAACAAGCATCAATCCAACCTTCATGATCCTGATTGGACTTGTATTAGGGATGATCATTATCTCTGTTAAGAAAAAACTCGGAATGAGCGTACAAACCGAGAAAAAATCCGCTTCGGAACATGCAGCAACAATCGAATATTACATTTAG
- a CDS encoding bifunctional alpha,alpha-trehalose-phosphate synthase (UDP-forming)/trehalose-phosphatase: MSKLIFVSNRLPVTVKKNESELTYSKSIGGLATGLKSYHEQGNSVWAGWPGISSNELSDAEQASINTELSEQYNCLPIFLSEQEIDQYYHGFCNETIWPLFHYFTSNTEYSIDTWEAYKRVNQKFFDALDEVIEPDDTIWVHDYQLMLLPQMIREKYPNAKIGFFLHIPFPSFEIFRLLIWREEILQGLLGANLIGFHTYDYVRHFLSTVRRILGVEHSLNKLSYETHTVQVEAFPMGIDYDYFSKSGTVELSSELQDFVESTRSIQNILSIDRLDYTKGIPDRIKAFKRFLTKYPEYHEKVRLNLIVAPSRVEVETYDTLKKHIEVLVSEVNGQFGTVNWMPIWFFFRTFSQDDLIAFYRHSDVLLVTPLRDGMNLVAKEYIASRNDFKGMLVMSETAGAASELGEAVIVNANDHGAIAEGLKTALDMPDHEKIERNKMMHHRLSRYNINFWADEFITALGNSETGALQTKPLVEVSDSSVIKTAYTDAERRLILLDYDGTLVGFKPTPDQAKPDEELRQMLAGLSQDPKNTVVIITGRDRGVIEKWLGDLNLHLIASHGLWFKQAGGEWIKTINVDNDWKDKIRHILEMYTDRMPGSLIEEKEYSLAWHYRQCEPDVIALKRDELREALISITQSMSLGVLEGNKVLEVKDSRINKGHGVHLLTRAEAFDFIIGAGDDYTDEDMFNALPDEAFSIKIGSGNTNAKYQLKTNKEFRTLLKRLEELSDTAKLHPQQQQ; encoded by the coding sequence TTGAGTAAACTTATTTTTGTATCAAATCGTTTGCCTGTTACTGTCAAGAAGAACGAGTCGGAACTCACCTACAGTAAGAGTATTGGTGGTCTGGCAACGGGACTAAAGAGCTACCATGAACAAGGAAACAGTGTCTGGGCCGGATGGCCGGGTATCTCCAGCAATGAGCTGTCTGACGCGGAGCAAGCCTCCATTAACACCGAACTGTCAGAGCAATACAACTGTCTTCCTATTTTTCTATCAGAGCAGGAGATTGATCAATATTATCATGGCTTCTGTAACGAAACGATCTGGCCTTTATTTCATTACTTCACGAGCAATACGGAATACAGCATAGATACTTGGGAGGCCTATAAGCGAGTTAATCAGAAGTTCTTTGATGCACTGGATGAAGTCATTGAGCCTGATGACACGATATGGGTGCATGATTATCAGCTGATGCTGCTGCCCCAAATGATTCGAGAGAAATACCCGAATGCCAAAATCGGATTTTTCCTCCACATTCCTTTCCCTTCATTCGAGATATTCAGACTATTGATCTGGCGCGAAGAGATACTTCAGGGATTGCTCGGGGCCAACTTGATCGGCTTCCATACTTATGATTATGTTCGGCACTTCCTCAGTACCGTACGCAGAATACTTGGCGTGGAACACAGCTTGAACAAGCTAAGCTATGAGACACATACGGTGCAGGTCGAAGCCTTCCCAATGGGTATTGATTATGATTATTTCTCCAAATCAGGCACAGTGGAATTGTCGAGCGAACTGCAGGATTTTGTAGAAAGCACACGCAGCATCCAGAACATTCTGTCAATCGACCGACTGGATTATACTAAGGGTATTCCTGACCGAATCAAAGCCTTTAAGCGGTTCTTGACGAAATATCCGGAATATCACGAGAAGGTTCGTCTGAATCTGATCGTTGCTCCGTCCCGAGTGGAAGTGGAAACCTATGACACGTTAAAAAAACATATCGAAGTGCTCGTCAGTGAAGTAAACGGTCAGTTCGGTACAGTCAACTGGATGCCGATATGGTTCTTCTTCCGAACGTTCAGTCAGGATGATCTGATCGCTTTCTATCGCCATAGCGATGTGCTTCTGGTGACTCCGCTTCGAGACGGTATGAACCTTGTAGCGAAGGAGTATATTGCTTCCCGCAATGATTTCAAGGGCATGCTGGTGATGAGTGAAACAGCCGGAGCGGCGAGTGAGCTGGGTGAGGCAGTTATCGTTAATGCGAATGATCATGGTGCCATTGCTGAAGGTCTGAAGACCGCACTAGATATGCCGGATCATGAGAAGATTGAACGCAATAAAATGATGCATCATCGTCTATCCAGATACAATATTAACTTCTGGGCAGATGAATTTATTACAGCTCTGGGGAATAGCGAGACCGGGGCCCTGCAAACGAAGCCTTTGGTCGAGGTCTCTGATTCTTCGGTGATAAAAACCGCCTATACGGATGCAGAGCGGCGCCTGATCCTTCTGGATTATGATGGAACGCTTGTCGGCTTCAAGCCGACGCCGGATCAAGCTAAGCCAGATGAAGAGCTAAGGCAGATGCTGGCTGGTTTATCACAGGATCCGAAGAATACAGTCGTTATTATTACTGGCAGAGATCGCGGCGTTATCGAAAAATGGCTTGGAGATCTGAATCTCCATTTGATCGCCTCCCATGGATTGTGGTTTAAGCAAGCTGGAGGGGAATGGATCAAGACCATTAATGTCGATAATGATTGGAAGGATAAAATTCGCCACATTCTCGAAATGTATACAGATCGGATGCCAGGCTCGTTAATTGAGGAGAAGGAATATTCCCTGGCTTGGCACTATAGGCAGTGTGAGCCTGATGTCATCGCACTCAAGCGGGATGAGCTTAGAGAAGCATTGATATCCATTACGCAGTCCATGAGCCTTGGTGTACTTGAAGGAAATAAAGTGCTCGAGGTGAAGGACAGCCGAATCAATAAGGGACACGGGGTTCATTTGCTGACACGGGCAGAGGCCTTTGATTTCATTATTGGTGCGGGTGATGATTATACAGATGAAGATATGTTTAATGCACTTCCGGATGAAGCATTCTCTATCAAGATTGGTTCTGGGAACACGAATGCCAAATATCAGCTGAAGACCAATAAGGAATTCAGAACACTGCTTAAAAGACTTGAGGAACTAAGTGACACAGCTAAGTTGCATCCACAACAGCAGCAATGA
- a CDS encoding GntR family transcriptional regulator: MAKQGLQAAYLHCYEQIRDKILNGDLPAGTKLVEERLAEEMGVSRTPVRESIRKLEQEGLIKRKRVVSPTDEDLRHIFEVRILLEGYSARCAAIYMDEASQNQLQHCIDMAQHGNVEETMEANKQFHDIIVKASRNPELVNIIERMQSIIYLFRKAVVHYKRPFLIEEHQQILDAIKTHNGEEAERLMKIHLESDLNFYLHLSKD, translated from the coding sequence ATGAGCAAATTAGAGACAAAATCTTAAACGGGGATCTGCCTGCTGGTACAAAGCTCGTGGAGGAGAGACTGGCAGAAGAGATGGGAGTCAGCCGTACGCCGGTCAGAGAATCCATTCGGAAGCTGGAGCAAGAGGGTCTGATTAAACGCAAGCGAGTCGTTAGTCCGACAGATGAGGACCTGAGGCATATATTTGAAGTGCGGATCCTGCTTGAGGGATATTCAGCTCGATGTGCTGCGATATATATGGACGAGGCTTCCCAGAATCAACTTCAGCATTGTATCGATATGGCACAGCACGGCAATGTGGAGGAGACGATGGAAGCGAACAAGCAGTTCCATGATATCATTGTCAAGGCAAGCCGCAACCCTGAGCTGGTTAACATTATTGAACGCATGCAGTCCATTATTTACTTATTCCGCAAAGCAGTCGTCCACTACAAGCGTCCTTTTTTGATCGAGGAGCATCAGCAAATTCTGGACGCCATTAAGACACATAATGGAGAAGAGGCCGAGCGGCTGATGAAGATTCATCTTGAGTCTGATCTTAATTTCTATCTGCATTTAAGCAAGGATTGA